In a single window of the Paenibacillus sp. MMS20-IR301 genome:
- a CDS encoding PLP-dependent aminotransferase family protein: protein MKYEFSSRAHTLLSSPMLSIRKETRRGTLISLAEELPAEELFPLPLLAEAASTVISADAGALQYGEPEGYGPLREWLTGDWLGGKGVAVAEGGVLLTTGSQQAIDLFARVYIDPGDRVLVENPTSPGILQALRMQGAVIIPVQGDQDGLLPEHLRSGIRQHRPKMLFATPSFTNPSGVLWSLERRKEILELCISHNVLIVEDDSYGDLHFRRDAGNPALKYPSLYALENVSEGGHVLYVGSFSKTVVPALRTGWAAGSRELIGMMAAAKQMADWQSSSLNQRLLHHLLSSSAFDLREHIAMLNREYNTRLKLMAELLKRPAWKSSVYDMPAGGMFLWVSLPEGLDAMALLRAALPKGVAFLPGPACSVSGGTGRIRLNFSHPGRDELLLGMNLLSEAVTEFTARS from the coding sequence ATGAAGTATGAGTTTTCTTCGCGCGCACATACGTTATTATCTTCACCGATGTTGAGTATCCGCAAGGAGACACGCCGGGGCACGCTGATCTCGCTGGCGGAAGAGCTTCCTGCGGAGGAACTGTTTCCGCTCCCTTTACTTGCTGAAGCGGCATCTACTGTTATCTCTGCAGATGCAGGTGCGCTGCAATATGGGGAACCTGAGGGCTATGGTCCGCTGCGTGAATGGCTGACCGGGGATTGGCTCGGGGGCAAAGGGGTAGCGGTAGCAGAAGGCGGGGTACTTCTGACAACGGGAAGCCAACAGGCAATTGATCTGTTTGCCAGAGTGTACATTGATCCCGGTGACCGTGTGCTGGTAGAGAATCCTACCTCTCCCGGAATTCTGCAGGCGCTGCGGATGCAAGGGGCAGTAATAATTCCGGTCCAAGGGGATCAGGATGGTCTGCTGCCGGAGCATCTGCGCAGCGGAATCCGCCAGCACCGGCCGAAAATGCTCTTCGCCACCCCAAGCTTCACCAATCCGAGCGGCGTATTATGGAGCCTGGAACGGCGTAAGGAGATTCTGGAGCTGTGTATTTCACATAATGTACTTATTGTAGAAGATGATTCCTACGGAGATCTCCATTTCCGGCGGGATGCCGGGAATCCCGCCCTGAAATATCCTTCGCTCTATGCGCTGGAGAATGTCAGCGAAGGAGGGCATGTGCTGTATGTCGGCTCCTTCAGCAAAACGGTTGTGCCGGCGCTTCGGACGGGCTGGGCTGCAGGGAGCCGGGAGCTGATCGGTATGATGGCTGCCGCCAAGCAGATGGCTGACTGGCAGTCCAGCTCGCTGAACCAGCGGCTGCTGCATCATCTGCTGAGCAGCTCAGCTTTTGATCTGCGTGAGCATATTGCAATGCTGAACCGCGAGTATAACACGCGGCTGAAGCTGATGGCTGAGCTGCTGAAGCGCCCCGCCTGGAAGAGCAGTGTCTATGATATGCCGGCCGGCGGCATGTTTCTCTGGGTCTCGCTGCCCGAAGGCCTGGATGCCATGGCCCTGCTGCGTGCCGCACTCCCTAAAGGCGTGGCCTTCCTGCCAGGCCCGGCCTGCAGTGTGAGCGGAGGCACGGGCCGCATCCGCCTCAACTTCAGCCACCCCGGCCGGGATGAGCTGCTGCTTGGCATGAATCTGCTGAGTGAAGCGGTGACGGAGTTTACGGCACGGAGCTGA
- a CDS encoding response regulator transcription factor, whose protein sequence is MVKVWRVVIVGCHPTSMLGTKLILEEGGELQVEGMYSTWGECVSIVRETRPNLVLSDYQMPEGTVEQVLPEMKKSSQSSHFIIMTEENDKELFQPLIELGASGVLSKGASPDQLIQMIGGIREGFLSIPLEWIERGFRPVTSSRGLDGMMQLTQTEMFIMERIVQGITYDKIAQEIEVSRRSIDNYLRKIYVKLEVSTRAQAIEKFALFSRQNKQLYA, encoded by the coding sequence ATGGTGAAGGTCTGGCGGGTGGTCATTGTGGGCTGTCATCCCACAAGTATGCTGGGAACGAAATTGATACTGGAGGAAGGGGGGGAGCTGCAGGTAGAAGGTATGTATTCCACTTGGGGCGAATGCGTCTCCATAGTGCGTGAGACCCGGCCGAATCTGGTGCTTAGTGATTATCAGATGCCGGAAGGAACAGTCGAGCAGGTGCTGCCGGAGATGAAAAAAAGCTCACAGAGCTCCCACTTTATTATCATGACAGAGGAGAACGACAAAGAATTATTTCAGCCTTTAATCGAGCTGGGGGCGAGCGGGGTACTGTCCAAGGGGGCAAGCCCGGACCAGCTGATTCAGATGATTGGCGGGATACGCGAAGGATTTCTCTCTATTCCGCTGGAATGGATCGAGCGGGGCTTCCGTCCGGTAACCTCATCCAGAGGGCTGGATGGCATGATGCAGCTGACACAGACAGAGATGTTCATCATGGAACGGATCGTGCAAGGAATTACATACGACAAAATCGCGCAGGAAATCGAGGTCAGCCGCCGTTCCATAGATAATTACCTGCGCAAGATTTATGTTAAGCTGGAGGTATCAACGCGGGCGCAGGCTATTGAGAAATTTGCGCTCTTTTCACGGCAGAATAAACAGCTGTACGCATAA